In Cicer arietinum cultivar CDC Frontier isolate Library 1 chromosome 7, Cicar.CDCFrontier_v2.0, whole genome shotgun sequence, a single window of DNA contains:
- the LOC101507273 gene encoding protein LATERAL ORGAN BOUNDARIES-like encodes MASSSSYNSPCAACKFLRRKCMPGCIFAPYFPPEEPQKFANVHKIFGASNVTKLLNELLPHQREDAVNSLAYEAEARVRDPVYGCVGAISFLQRQVQRLQKELDAANTDLLRYSLTDIPPPPPPSLSLPQGIVTVQQTHFTAARNEAFYTQSPPPTTTTTTNTYDFPYSAVPWNDTSSEDMSEGGGGNHF; translated from the coding sequence atggcATCATCCAGCTCTTACAATTCTCCATGTGCTGCGTGCAAATTCTTAAGGAGAAAATGCATGCCAGGATGCATCTTTGCACCATACTTCCCACCGGAAGAGCCACAAAAATTTGCAAACGTGCACAAAATATTTGGCGCTAGCAATGTGACAAAGCTTCTTAACGAACTCCTCCCTCACCAAAGAGAAGATGCAGTGAACTCACTTGCTTATGAAGCTGAAGCACGAGTGAGGGATCCAGTTTATGGTTGTGTTGGTGCTATCTCTTTTCTTCAAAGACAAGTTCAAAGGCTTCAAAAGGAACTTGATGCTGCTAACACTGATCTTCTTCGTTATTCTCTTACTGATATTCCTCCACCTCCACCACCTTCTCTTTCTCTTCCTCAAGGAATTGTAACGGTTCAACAAACACACTTTACTGCTGCAAGGAATGAAGCCTTTTATACACAATCTCCTCCTCCAACTACAACTACTACTACTAATACTTATGATTTTCCTTATTCTGCTGTTCCTTGGAATGATACTTCTTCTGAGGACATGAGTGAAGGTGGAGGAGgaaatcatttttga